One genomic region from Desulfuromonas sp. encodes:
- a CDS encoding chromosome partitioning protein ParB — MAKRPALGKGIGALLDSATQDNGRKYFLCPIEDLKPHADQPRKSFDNEKLEELAASIREKGVIQPLVVRREEDHYQIIAGERRWRASQKAGLREVPVVIQDVSEDWALEMALIENIQREDLNPIEEAEAYRNLMDGFDLTQDEVARRVGKERPTVANSLRLLRLPAVIQQDVISGQFSMGHARALLSLESEDEIVRLRNQISGKGVSVRELEALIRKLKTGGTPVKKKSASKKDPELEHLAAEMKRALGTNVKIIPSGKGGRIEISYYAAKDLDRLMEIIGIS; from the coding sequence ATGGCTAAACGTCCTGCCCTCGGTAAGGGGATCGGTGCCCTCCTCGATTCGGCGACCCAGGATAATGGTCGTAAATATTTTCTTTGTCCGATCGAGGACTTGAAACCGCATGCTGATCAGCCGCGTAAGTCATTCGATAACGAAAAGCTCGAAGAACTGGCGGCATCGATCCGCGAAAAAGGCGTGATCCAGCCCCTTGTGGTGCGGCGTGAAGAGGATCACTACCAGATTATTGCCGGGGAGCGACGCTGGCGGGCTTCCCAGAAGGCAGGCCTGCGCGAAGTGCCGGTCGTTATTCAGGATGTGTCGGAAGACTGGGCCCTGGAAATGGCTCTGATCGAGAATATTCAGCGCGAAGATCTGAATCCGATTGAAGAGGCCGAGGCCTACCGCAACCTGATGGATGGCTTTGATCTGACCCAGGACGAGGTGGCCCGACGGGTCGGCAAGGAACGGCCGACGGTCGCCAACTCGCTCCGGCTGCTCCGATTACCGGCCGTCATCCAGCAGGATGTTATCTCCGGACAGTTCAGCATGGGACACGCCCGCGCCCTGCTTTCGCTCGAATCGGAGGATGAAATTGTCCGGCTGCGCAACCAGATTTCCGGAAAGGGCGTTTCGGTGCGTGAGCTCGAAGCACTGATCCGGAAACTGAAGACTGGCGGCACTCCGGTCAAGAAAAAGTCAGCCAGCAAGAAGGACCCGGAGCTTGAGCATCTGGCCGCCGAAATGAAGCGGGCTCTCGGGACCAACGTCAAAATTATTCCGTCCGGCAAAGGCGGCCGCATCGAGATATCGTATTATGCCGCCAAGGACCTCGATCGTTTAATGGAAATCATCGGAATCAGCTGA
- the atpD gene encoding F0F1 ATP synthase subunit beta has product MNKGKITQVIGPVIDVEFEAGKLPEIYHALKITNPAIDDREDNLICEVAQHLGENTVRAIAMDTTEGLVRGQDVTDTGDQILMPVGRKTLGRIMNVIGEPVDEAGPVEAENEWAIHRPAPEFVDQSTAVEAFETGIKVVDLLAPYSRGGKIGLFGGAGVGKTVLIMELINNVAKQHGGFSVFAGVGERTREGNDLWHEMKDSGVLDKAALIYGQMNEPPGARARVGLSALTVAEYFRDEEGQDVLLFIDNIFRFTQAGSEVSALLGRIPSAVGYQPTLATEMGELQERITTTNKGSITSVQAIYVPADDLTDPAPATAFAHLDATTVLSRQIAELGIYPAVDPLDSTSRILDPQVVGEEHYKCARDVQYVLQRYKDLQDIIAILGMDELSEEDKLVVARARKIQRFLSQPFHVAETFTGAPGKYVELKDTIKGFRDLVDGKYDDIPEQAFYLVGTIEEALEKAKELAA; this is encoded by the coding sequence ATGAATAAAGGTAAGATTACCCAGGTTATCGGTCCCGTCATTGACGTCGAATTTGAAGCTGGCAAGCTTCCCGAGATCTACCACGCCCTCAAGATTACAAACCCGGCGATCGATGATCGGGAAGACAACCTGATCTGTGAGGTTGCCCAACATCTTGGTGAGAACACCGTTCGCGCCATCGCTATGGATACAACCGAGGGTCTGGTTCGTGGTCAGGACGTGACCGATACCGGTGACCAGATTTTGATGCCGGTCGGTCGCAAGACCCTTGGTCGCATCATGAACGTCATCGGTGAGCCGGTTGACGAAGCCGGTCCGGTTGAAGCTGAAAACGAGTGGGCGATTCATCGTCCGGCTCCTGAGTTTGTCGATCAGTCGACCGCGGTTGAAGCGTTCGAGACCGGAATCAAGGTCGTCGATCTGCTCGCCCCCTACTCGCGTGGCGGCAAGATCGGTCTGTTCGGCGGTGCCGGTGTCGGCAAGACCGTTCTGATCATGGAACTGATCAACAATGTCGCCAAGCAGCACGGTGGCTTCTCGGTTTTCGCCGGGGTTGGTGAGCGGACCCGTGAGGGCAACGATCTCTGGCACGAAATGAAGGACTCAGGCGTTCTCGACAAGGCTGCCCTGATTTATGGCCAGATGAATGAGCCGCCGGGAGCCCGTGCCCGCGTCGGTCTCTCGGCCTTGACCGTTGCCGAATATTTCCGTGACGAGGAAGGCCAGGACGTGCTCCTCTTTATCGACAATATCTTCCGCTTCACCCAGGCCGGTTCCGAGGTTTCCGCCCTTCTTGGCCGGATCCCTTCCGCCGTTGGTTACCAGCCGACTCTGGCGACTGAAATGGGTGAACTGCAGGAGCGTATCACTACCACCAATAAAGGTTCGATCACTTCGGTTCAGGCGATTTACGTTCCGGCTGATGACCTGACTGACCCGGCCCCGGCAACCGCGTTCGCCCATCTTGATGCGACCACCGTTCTGTCGCGCCAGATCGCCGAACTCGGTATCTACCCGGCGGTCGACCCGCTTGACTCGACCAGCCGGATCCTCGATCCGCAGGTGGTTGGTGAAGAGCATTACAAGTGTGCCCGTGACGTTCAGTATGTTCTGCAGCGCTACAAGGATCTGCAGGATATCATTGCCATCCTCGGTATGGATGAACTCTCCGAGGAAGACAAACTGGTCGTTGCCCGTGCCCGCAAGATTCAACGTTTCCTTTCGCAACCGTTCCACGTTGCCGAGACCTTTACCGGTGCCCCTGGCAAATACGTTGAACTGAAGGACACGATCAAGGGTTTCCGTGATCTCGTCGACGGTAAATACGATGATATCCCGGAGCAGGCCTTCTACCTGGTCGGTACCATTGAAGAGGCCCTCGAAAAGGCCAAGGAACTGGCGGCCTGA
- a CDS encoding DUF4197 domain-containing protein: protein MKSSLFAFLLLTVFFLGGCVENQARLWQQGTDILNAAVAERPLTTDEIGQGLKEALKVGTGNVVIQLGRKDGFNLDPVIHIPLPDKLVKVQTALDKVGLSYLLNDLELKLNRAAELAAPKARALFWQSIYEMTFNDIMSIYNGPDDAATRYFQNRMTPGLIVEMRPVVSASLAQVGAIQAYDRAIGKYRALPFVPDVKADLTSYVIEQGISGIFFYLAREEQAIRRNPANRTTELLQRVFAGR from the coding sequence ATGAAATCATCCCTATTTGCATTTCTGCTTTTAACGGTTTTTTTTCTCGGCGGCTGTGTCGAAAATCAGGCCCGACTGTGGCAGCAGGGAACCGATATTCTCAACGCTGCAGTGGCCGAACGGCCACTGACTACTGATGAGATCGGGCAGGGACTCAAGGAGGCCCTGAAGGTCGGTACCGGCAACGTCGTTATCCAACTCGGCAGAAAAGACGGCTTCAACCTCGATCCGGTTATTCATATCCCGCTTCCGGATAAACTGGTGAAGGTCCAGACCGCGCTCGATAAAGTTGGTCTTTCCTATCTGCTCAATGACCTTGAACTTAAACTTAACCGTGCTGCCGAACTTGCCGCGCCGAAGGCTAGAGCCCTTTTCTGGCAATCGATTTACGAAATGACCTTTAACGACATTATGTCGATATACAATGGTCCGGACGATGCGGCAACCAGATATTTCCAGAACAGGATGACACCCGGTCTGATCGTCGAAATGCGCCCGGTCGTTTCTGCCAGCCTCGCGCAAGTCGGTGCCATTCAGGCTTATGACAGGGCAATCGGCAAGTACCGGGCGCTGCCGTTTGTTCCAGACGTAAAGGCTGATTTGACAAGTTATGTGATCGAGCAGGGAATAAGCGGCATTTTCTTTTACCTGGCCCGGGAGGAACAGGCCATTCGCAGGAATCCGGCCAATCGGACAACCGAACTTCTACAGCGCGTATTTGCCGGCAGATGA
- a CDS encoding GntR family transcriptional regulator, translating into MKKKPIEHHQTLREKILETIRESILKGQLKPGEKVAEPELAERFGISRTPIREAFRQLESEGYLTVIPRKGAVVTALSERAVEEFYAIKSILEGYAAQMAAENMTDRDIEKLESINLKLQELADDGDVKNFFRVHNEFHEVFIRASGNEKLLELINQLMLKFNRFRLASLSLPGRMEISVKEHEKIIRAFKRKDGSQADALVRKTASFGGQVLIQSMAQSEGRHAESSILKRVVDV; encoded by the coding sequence GTGAAAAAGAAGCCGATTGAACATCACCAGACACTGCGGGAAAAGATTCTGGAAACAATCCGGGAGTCGATTCTCAAGGGTCAGCTCAAGCCGGGGGAAAAGGTCGCGGAACCGGAATTGGCCGAGCGGTTCGGAATCAGCCGAACGCCGATTCGTGAGGCGTTTCGTCAGCTTGAGAGTGAGGGCTACCTGACGGTTATTCCGCGCAAGGGTGCAGTGGTCACGGCACTGTCGGAACGGGCGGTTGAAGAGTTTTACGCGATCAAGTCGATCCTCGAAGGTTATGCAGCGCAGATGGCCGCCGAGAACATGACCGACAGGGATATCGAAAAACTCGAATCGATCAATCTGAAGCTGCAGGAACTGGCTGATGATGGCGATGTTAAAAACTTTTTCAGAGTTCACAACGAATTTCATGAAGTCTTCATCCGGGCCTCGGGAAATGAAAAATTGCTGGAACTGATCAACCAGCTGATGCTTAAATTTAACCGCTTTCGCCTGGCGTCTTTGTCTCTGCCCGGCCGTATGGAGATCTCGGTCAAGGAGCATGAGAAAATTATCAGGGCATTCAAGCGCAAGGATGGTTCGCAGGCGGATGCCCTGGTGCGGAAAACCGCATCCTTCGGTGGTCAGGTTCTGATCCAGAGCATGGCCCAGTCGGAGGGCCGACATGCCGAAAGCTCAATTCTGAAAAGGGTGGTCGATGTCTGA
- the atpG gene encoding ATP synthase F1 subunit gamma produces MPSLKDIKKRISSVKNTQQITKAMKMVSAAKLRRAQDAVVAARPYADKILDVLSSLALREEPGVHPLLEERGKGKALVVLMTADRGLCGGFNSNISKTAERFINDNEEGYEGYDLLIVGRKGNEYLKSRHGEIITKVHEHVTGSVDFALASVIGEEVVEPFVEGIYDAVFLVYNSFQSAISQEQTVRQLLPIVPKEIEGDGYSAEYLYEPSRGKVLEQILPKHINVQIFRSLLESVASEHGARMTAMDSASKNASEMIDRLTLQYNRARQAAITKELMEIISGAESIK; encoded by the coding sequence ATGCCCAGTCTGAAGGATATAAAAAAGCGGATCAGCTCGGTCAAGAACACCCAGCAGATCACCAAGGCGATGAAAATGGTTTCGGCGGCCAAGCTGCGCCGGGCCCAGGACGCCGTGGTTGCTGCCCGTCCGTATGCTGACAAAATTCTCGACGTGCTCTCCAGTCTGGCCCTGCGTGAGGAGCCCGGGGTGCATCCCCTGCTCGAGGAGCGCGGGAAAGGCAAGGCGTTGGTGGTTCTGATGACAGCCGATCGCGGTCTGTGCGGTGGCTTCAACAGCAACATCAGCAAGACCGCCGAGCGTTTCATCAACGACAACGAAGAGGGCTACGAAGGTTACGACCTTTTGATTGTCGGCCGTAAAGGCAACGAATACCTGAAAAGCCGGCATGGCGAAATCATCACCAAGGTGCATGAGCATGTGACCGGCAGTGTCGATTTTGCCCTTGCCTCGGTCATCGGAGAAGAAGTGGTCGAACCGTTTGTCGAGGGAATCTACGATGCCGTATTTCTGGTTTACAATTCATTCCAGAGCGCGATTAGCCAGGAGCAGACGGTTCGCCAGCTGTTGCCGATCGTCCCGAAAGAGATCGAGGGCGACGGATATTCAGCCGAATATCTTTACGAGCCGAGCCGCGGCAAAGTCCTCGAACAAATCCTGCCGAAGCATATCAACGTGCAGATTTTCAGGTCTCTGCTTGAATCGGTCGCTTCAGAGCATGGTGCCCGGATGACGGCTATGGATAGTGCAAGTAAAAACGCTTCCGAGATGATCGACCGGCTGACCCTGCAGTACAACCGGGCACGCCAGGCCGCGATCACCAAAGAGTTGATGGAAATCATCTCCGGCGCTGAATCGATCAAGTAA
- the atpC gene encoding ATP synthase F1 subunit epsilon, giving the protein MAEKLKLEMVTPHQRVLSEEVDELSAPGTLGELGILPGHTPLLTTLKVGQLTYKKEGETFHVAVNWGYVEVEDDTVTVLVETAELADQIDLERAKAARGRAEDALKTLNSEDKQFKVMEAALARAVIRIQVACKQH; this is encoded by the coding sequence ATGGCTGAAAAACTGAAACTTGAAATGGTTACCCCGCACCAGCGGGTTCTGTCGGAAGAGGTCGATGAACTGTCGGCACCGGGAACCCTGGGGGAACTCGGTATCCTGCCGGGGCATACACCGCTTCTGACGACTCTCAAGGTCGGTCAACTCACCTATAAGAAAGAGGGAGAGACCTTCCATGTTGCCGTCAATTGGGGGTATGTTGAGGTTGAGGATGATACGGTCACGGTTCTGGTTGAAACAGCTGAACTGGCCGACCAGATCGATCTTGAGCGAGCCAAGGCGGCGCGCGGCCGCGCCGAAGATGCACTTAAGACGCTCAATTCCGAAGACAAGCAGTTCAAGGTAATGGAAGCTGCCCTGGCGCGGGCTGTCATCCGGATTCAGGTTGCCTGTAAACAGCATTGA
- a CDS encoding chromosome partitioning protein ParA, which produces MSQIIAIANQKGGVGKTTTAVNLAASLAVAEKKTLLVDMDPQGNSCSGVGIDKQQVEYTVYHALLGEVEVEKTIIPTCLPHLEIMPANTDLTGAEIELVSAFAREIKLKSVLDTIRDNYDYILIDCPPSLGLLTVNSLTAADAVLIPLQCEFYAMEGMSQLMQTIRLIQRDLNKNLRLFGIVLTMFDSRNNLSHQVAEEIRNHFDGRVFDAVVPRNVRLSEAPSHGLPVLMYDISSRGAEAYLDLAKEIIKSEGASHG; this is translated from the coding sequence ATGAGCCAAATTATTGCTATTGCCAATCAAAAAGGTGGCGTTGGAAAAACGACCACGGCAGTCAACCTGGCTGCATCTCTGGCAGTTGCTGAGAAAAAGACCCTGCTGGTCGATATGGACCCTCAGGGCAACAGCTGCAGTGGGGTCGGTATTGACAAGCAGCAGGTCGAGTATACGGTATATCATGCCCTGCTTGGCGAGGTCGAAGTAGAAAAGACAATCATCCCGACCTGTCTTCCTCATCTTGAAATCATGCCGGCCAATACCGATCTGACCGGTGCTGAAATCGAACTGGTCTCGGCCTTTGCCCGGGAGATCAAGCTCAAGTCCGTGCTCGATACCATTCGTGACAACTATGACTATATCCTGATCGACTGTCCACCTTCCCTCGGCCTGCTGACCGTCAATTCATTGACGGCCGCTGATGCGGTACTGATTCCGCTGCAGTGTGAATTTTATGCCATGGAAGGCATGAGTCAGCTGATGCAGACGATCCGCCTGATCCAGCGCGACCTGAACAAGAACCTGCGACTGTTCGGAATCGTCCTGACCATGTTCGACAGCCGTAATAATCTCTCGCACCAGGTCGCTGAAGAAATCCGCAACCATTTCGACGGCCGGGTTTTTGATGCGGTCGTGCCGCGCAATGTCCGGCTTTCCGAGGCTCCGAGTCACGGCTTGCCGGTATTGATGTATGATATCTCTTCCCGTGGCGCCGAGGCCTATCTCGATCTCGCCAAGGAAATCATCAAGTCTGAAGGGGCTTCTCATGGCTAA
- a CDS encoding F0F1 ATP synthase subunit alpha: protein MEIRAEEISAIIKKQIENFDREVEVSETGTIISVGDGIARIHGLDKAMAGELLEFPGNTMGMVLNLEEDNVGAAILGEAEHIKEGDTVKRTERIVQVPVGESLIGRVVNGIGIAIDGQGEIESNDFRKVEIKAPGIVERKSVHEPMQTGLKAIDAMVPIGRGQRELIIGDRQTGKTAVATDAIINQKGQNMVCIYVAIGQKRSTVAQVVEKLKQHGAMDYTIVVSASASEPAPLQFIAPYTGVTMGEFFRDSGKHALIIYDDLSKQAVAYRQLSLLLRRPPGREAYPGDVFYLHSRLLERAAKLNDEEGAGSLTALPIIETQAGDVSAYIPTNVISITDGQIFLETDLFYSGVRPAINVGLSVSRVGGAAQVKAMKQVAGTLRLALAQYREMAAFAQFGSDLDAATQRQLNRGARLVEILKQGQYQPLPVSQQVVAIFAANNGYVDEYPTEDVQRYETEMIAFMKNKHSQLLSDLDEKKAIDDDIEGRIKAALDEFKGQFVVEAA from the coding sequence ATGGAAATCAGAGCAGAAGAAATAAGCGCGATCATTAAAAAACAGATCGAAAACTTCGATCGCGAAGTCGAGGTCAGTGAAACCGGAACCATTATTTCAGTCGGTGACGGTATTGCCCGTATCCATGGCCTTGACAAGGCTATGGCTGGTGAGCTTCTCGAGTTCCCCGGTAACACCATGGGCATGGTCCTCAACCTGGAGGAAGATAATGTCGGTGCGGCGATCCTCGGTGAGGCCGAACACATCAAGGAAGGCGACACCGTCAAGCGGACCGAACGGATTGTACAGGTTCCGGTCGGTGAATCACTGATTGGTCGAGTCGTCAACGGTATCGGTATTGCGATCGACGGTCAGGGTGAAATTGAATCGAACGATTTCCGGAAAGTTGAAATCAAGGCACCCGGTATCGTTGAGCGTAAATCGGTTCATGAGCCGATGCAGACAGGACTCAAGGCAATCGACGCCATGGTTCCGATCGGTCGTGGCCAGCGTGAGCTGATCATCGGCGACCGGCAGACCGGCAAAACGGCCGTCGCTACCGACGCCATCATCAACCAGAAGGGCCAGAACATGGTCTGTATCTACGTGGCGATCGGTCAAAAGCGTTCGACCGTTGCCCAGGTTGTTGAAAAGCTCAAGCAACACGGCGCCATGGATTACACCATCGTCGTCTCCGCTTCCGCTTCCGAGCCGGCGCCGCTGCAGTTCATCGCACCTTATACCGGCGTAACCATGGGTGAGTTTTTCCGCGATAGCGGCAAACACGCCCTGATTATCTATGATGATTTGTCGAAACAGGCGGTTGCCTATCGTCAGCTCTCCCTGCTGCTCCGTCGCCCGCCGGGCCGTGAGGCTTATCCGGGTGACGTTTTCTATCTCCACAGCCGTCTGCTCGAACGTGCCGCCAAGCTCAATGATGAAGAAGGTGCCGGTTCCCTGACCGCCCTGCCGATCATTGAAACCCAGGCCGGTGACGTCTCCGCATATATCCCGACCAACGTTATTTCGATTACCGACGGCCAGATCTTCCTCGAGACCGACCTGTTTTATTCCGGTGTTCGTCCGGCGATCAACGTTGGCCTCTCGGTCTCCCGTGTCGGTGGCGCCGCCCAGGTCAAGGCGATGAAGCAGGTCGCCGGTACCCTGCGACTGGCTCTCGCCCAGTATCGTGAGATGGCGGCTTTTGCCCAGTTCGGTTCCGACCTTGATGCCGCAACCCAGCGCCAGCTCAACCGTGGTGCCCGCCTGGTCGAGATTCTTAAACAGGGTCAGTATCAGCCGTTACCGGTTTCGCAGCAGGTTGTTGCGATCTTTGCTGCCAACAACGGCTACGTTGATGAATACCCGACAGAAGATGTGCAGCGCTACGAAACGGAAATGATTGCTTTTATGAAGAACAAGCATTCCCAGCTGCTGAGTGATCTCGATGAGAAAAAAGCGATCGATGATGATATCGAAGGTCGGATCAAGGCTGCCCTCGATGAGTTCAAGGGTCAGTTCGTCGTCGAAGCTGCCTAA
- a CDS encoding potassium channel protein gives MSPTRNLRLSFFFLIGLLFIGTAGYVMIEDWSLIDALYMTVITVSTVGFREVYRLSPPGQVFTIALIIFWVSFIAYSAGSIVQFMVEGQLRSILGRRKLEKKISKLRNHYIICGYGRIGTHICREFEAKPVPFVVVEKETAKIERLNLDETLFVNGDATLDETLIRAGIRHAKGLITAVTSDTENVYITLTARGLNPDLFILARASEEVSETKLKRAGASKVISPYVMGASRMAQAILRPSVVDFIEIATAGKNYELQLEELRIAADSALVGKNLITSGIRKDLGIIIVGVKKDDGQMHFNPAPTTQIDAGDVLITLGEPSAILNLEQIATSKAADG, from the coding sequence ATGAGCCCGACCCGCAATTTGCGCTTATCCTTTTTTTTTCTTATAGGCCTGCTTTTTATCGGGACCGCCGGCTATGTGATGATAGAGGACTGGTCTCTGATCGACGCCCTCTATATGACCGTCATTACTGTTTCGACGGTTGGATTCCGCGAGGTCTACCGTCTCAGCCCGCCCGGCCAGGTTTTTACCATTGCGCTGATTATTTTCTGGGTCAGCTTTATTGCTTACAGCGCCGGTAGCATCGTACAATTCATGGTCGAAGGTCAGCTCCGTTCTATTCTCGGGAGAAGAAAATTGGAAAAGAAAATCTCCAAACTGAGGAACCACTACATCATTTGCGGCTATGGCCGTATCGGCACCCATATCTGTCGTGAATTCGAAGCAAAACCGGTCCCGTTTGTCGTGGTCGAAAAAGAAACGGCGAAAATCGAACGTTTAAATCTTGATGAGACTCTCTTTGTCAATGGCGATGCAACCCTCGACGAGACCCTTATCAGGGCCGGTATCCGGCATGCCAAGGGACTGATCACAGCAGTCACTTCCGACACCGAAAACGTCTATATTACCCTGACTGCACGCGGTCTCAATCCCGACCTTTTCATCCTGGCCCGGGCCAGCGAGGAAGTTTCGGAAACCAAGCTCAAACGGGCCGGTGCATCGAAGGTTATTTCACCTTACGTTATGGGTGCATCGCGGATGGCACAAGCCATATTGCGCCCCTCAGTTGTTGATTTTATCGAAATCGCTACCGCCGGGAAGAATTACGAGCTGCAGCTCGAGGAATTACGTATTGCCGCTGACTCCGCCCTGGTCGGCAAAAACCTGATTACCTCGGGAATTCGCAAGGACCTCGGAATTATCATCGTCGGCGTCAAGAAGGACGACGGACAGATGCACTTCAATCCGGCACCGACAACACAGATTGATGCCGGCGATGTCCTGATTACACTCGGAGAGCCATCGGCTATCTTGAACCTTGAACAGATCGCCACCAGCAAGGCCGCCGATGGTTAA
- the atpF gene encoding ATP synthase F0 subunit B — MKSFNCKVLPVALLAVLLTVTTAFAAGGGGHADGGALLKDFIYRCIAFAMTFGIIFYFVRKPAMNALKGRKESIAQQLEEAKQAREDAEAKFAEYDEKLNKAEAEIEQIAAELKKEGEIERDKIIASAGEQAEKIKNEAEKSAAFEIARARAELQQEAARLAVELAEELLKKNVNDKDKSNMVDEYMKKVGELH; from the coding sequence ATGAAATCTTTTAACTGTAAAGTCCTCCCGGTTGCCCTGCTCGCCGTTTTGCTGACCGTCACTACAGCATTTGCTGCCGGTGGTGGTGGCCATGCCGATGGCGGCGCCCTGCTCAAGGACTTTATCTATCGCTGTATCGCTTTTGCCATGACCTTCGGCATTATTTTTTATTTTGTCAGGAAGCCGGCGATGAATGCTCTTAAGGGGCGTAAGGAATCGATCGCCCAGCAGCTCGAGGAGGCAAAGCAGGCCCGAGAGGATGCAGAAGCCAAATTCGCCGAGTACGACGAGAAGCTCAACAAGGCCGAAGCCGAGATCGAGCAGATCGCAGCCGAATTAAAAAAGGAAGGCGAGATCGAACGCGACAAGATTATCGCCAGTGCCGGTGAGCAGGCCGAGAAGATCAAGAATGAAGCTGAAAAGTCAGCCGCCTTCGAAATCGCCCGGGCCCGGGCTGAATTGCAGCAGGAGGCGGCCCGCCTCGCAGTCGAACTGGCCGAAGAACTGCTGAAGAAAAATGTTAATGACAAGGACAAGAGCAATATGGTCGACGAATATATGAAGAAGGTAGGAGAACTACATTGA
- a CDS encoding AP endonuclease, whose amino-acid sequence MVNPLHVTIPYRQLEELLPILLERQLQPEIGFRGEDLDQLDPELVERAAAAFTAAGLNVSIHAPFFDLNPGAIEPYVFEATAIRFRQTLAAASRFGARTIVFHPGYEYWKYGGMDHLWLNASLDFWPAIIDLAEQFEINLALENIFETHPGTLRDLLDQIDSPRLGHCFDVGHWRLFAKSSLDEWFTTLGHRIVHLHLHDNTGKGDEHRPIGEGDINFTDLFARVDQLESSPTMTLEAHTPDDLDRSLVNLQKHR is encoded by the coding sequence ATGGTTAATCCGCTCCACGTGACCATCCCGTATCGGCAGCTGGAAGAGCTCCTGCCGATACTCCTTGAACGGCAGCTGCAACCGGAAATCGGTTTCCGGGGTGAGGATCTTGACCAGCTCGATCCGGAACTGGTTGAACGGGCCGCTGCCGCGTTCACTGCGGCCGGTCTCAACGTTTCGATTCATGCCCCTTTTTTTGATCTTAATCCGGGTGCTATTGAACCTTACGTTTTCGAGGCCACTGCCATCCGCTTTCGCCAGACCCTGGCGGCCGCGTCACGCTTCGGAGCCCGGACCATCGTGTTCCATCCCGGCTACGAGTACTGGAAGTACGGCGGCATGGACCATCTCTGGCTCAATGCTTCCCTTGATTTCTGGCCTGCGATCATTGATCTGGCCGAGCAGTTTGAAATCAATCTCGCCCTTGAAAATATCTTCGAAACCCATCCCGGGACCCTGCGCGATCTGCTTGATCAGATTGATTCACCACGCCTTGGCCACTGTTTCGATGTCGGTCACTGGCGCCTTTTCGCGAAGAGTTCGCTTGATGAGTGGTTTACCACTCTCGGCCACCGGATCGTGCATCTCCATTTGCACGACAATACCGGCAAAGGCGACGAGCATCGCCCGATCGGTGAAGGCGATATTAATTTCACCGATCTTTTTGCCCGCGTTGACCAACTCGAATCGTCTCCGACGATGACCCTCGAAGCACATACACCCGATGATCTTGATCGATCATTGGTCAATTTGCAAAAACATCGCTGA
- a CDS encoding F0F1 ATP synthase subunit delta, whose translation MSASAISKRYAKALVSLGSEQKKIEQYGAELSTVNALVESQDLLRLLIESPTFAVEKKSAIFAEIMEKLGLSAGMRDFFGLLVEKDRMQYLPQIDQKYQQLADELSGTLRASVTAAAKLSAAQQKAITAELEKQTGKKVELTVDVDEALIGGLRTEIGGKLFDGSVKTQLKRIEDTLTKG comes from the coding sequence TTGAGCGCCAGCGCAATTTCAAAACGCTATGCCAAGGCGCTGGTCAGCCTTGGTTCCGAGCAGAAAAAGATTGAGCAGTACGGTGCGGAGCTGAGCACGGTTAACGCACTCGTCGAATCTCAAGACCTTCTGCGTTTACTCATCGAAAGTCCGACTTTTGCCGTTGAAAAAAAGTCGGCGATTTTTGCCGAGATCATGGAAAAGCTCGGCCTGTCAGCCGGCATGCGTGATTTTTTTGGGCTGTTGGTTGAAAAAGACCGGATGCAGTATCTGCCGCAAATCGACCAGAAGTATCAGCAACTGGCTGATGAGCTTTCCGGCACCCTGCGGGCCAGCGTGACTGCAGCAGCCAAGCTCTCGGCGGCACAGCAGAAGGCGATCACCGCCGAACTGGAAAAACAGACCGGTAAAAAAGTGGAACTGACCGTTGATGTCGACGAGGCACTGATTGGTGGCCTGCGCACCGAGATCGGCGGTAAATTGTTTGACGGAAGTGTAAAAACACAACTCAAGCGGATTGAAGATACCTTAACGAAGGGGTGA